Genomic segment of bacterium:
ATGCCATGCTTGCCGACAATGGTCGGCACGGAGAGGCAGACATCACTCACCCCGTGATAATTCTCGATGTAGCTGGCGACCGGCAGGACCGACCGGCGGTCCCTGGCGATCGCTTCCACGACTTCCAGGATTGACAGGCCAACGGCCCAGCCTGCGCCCCCTTTGAGCCGGATGACTTCCGCGCCACCCTTTTTGGTCTCCTCGAAGAGCGCGTTCATCTTCTCCATGCTGAAGCCCGGCATGTTGCGCACCGGGATCCCCCCGATCGCCGCCCGGGACCAGACCGGGAACATGGTGTCACCATGCTCGCCCATCAGGGTGCACTCGACCGCCGTGGGGTCCACATTGAAGTACTCTGCGATCAGGGAGCGGAACCGGACCGTATCAAGCACGTTCCCGAGACCGATGACCTGGTTCTTCGGCAGCCCCGTCGTGGTGGCCGCGATGTAGGTCATGATGTCGACTGGATTCGAGACGATGATCAGAAAGGCGCGCCGGGTGGCATTGGTGATTTCCCCAAGCACAGAGCGCATGATGCCGACATTCCGGTTGATCAGGTCGAGCCGCGACTCATCGGGCTTCCGGCGGGAGCCGGCGGAGACCATGATGATGTCCATGTCCGCCATGTCCGCGATGGACCCGGCCCGGATGAGGCAACGTCCGGCCACACTGGATCCGTGACGCAGGTCGAGGGCTTCCCCCTCCGCGACTTCCCCCGCGACATCGTTCACCACGATCTCGCTGGCGATGTCTGACATCTGCAGGGCGAAGGCGAAGTTCGATCCGACCCGCCCACCGCCACCAATGATTCCGACACGCACCATGGTCTGCAGCTGCTCCTTTGTCTTGACGCTCGACTCCTGCGGCTGGCCAGCTGGTGGCTCGGCCTCACTGTCAGGATGGCGCGGCGAGTATACCCAACCCGCTTCGCCGCACGACGTGACTCGTCGCACGGTCTGACAGGCTAGTTTTCGACAGGCTGTTCTTCCACGGGAGGGGTCCGGAAGACGTTGCGCTCGAGGGTCAGCAGTTCCTTCACAATCAGGCGTTCCCGCTTCTGATTGACCACGGCGACCAGCAGTTTCGTGGGACTGTGAACCCGGACTGACTGGAGCATGGGTTCCGGCATCCGGAACTTGAAGGAGGTTGCCACGGCGACCTCGTAGGCGTCCAGATCCTCAATCTGGATGAACCAACTCCCGGGTTCCTCGCCATGATGAATATGCGCCCGATGGTGATGACCGTTCCAGTCGAACTCGGAGTTCAGGGTCCAGTCTTCCACCGCAGCCAGCGGCTCATCATGTCCAGCCTCAGGCGGGATGCCAGGATCGTGGGTCATCTGGTGGTCCTAGACCCGGGCCGCGAGTCGCTCGGCGACCAGCGCTCCGATTTCCTCGATGGTGTTTGCCACCGGAATGCCCGCCGCTTCCATCGCGTCGACCTTCGCCTGGGCGGTGCCAGCATGGCCCGACACAATGGCACCGGCGTGGCCCATCCGCTTACCAGGAGGCGCGGTGCGTCCGCCGATGAATCCGATCACCGGCTTCTTCACCAGCCCATCCACGACCTGCTGGACTGCCACCTGCTCATCAGACCCGCCGATCTCGCCGACCATGACGATGATCTCGGTCTGGGTATCCTCCTGAAAGAGCGGCAGGACATCTTTGAAAGTCGTGCCGAGCACCGGGTCGCCGCCGATACCCACGCAGGTGGAGACTCCGATCTTCCGTGCGAAAAGCTCGTTAGCGATTTCGTAGGTGAGCGTACCGGAGCGGGATACGATCCCAACCGTACCTTCAGTGAACATGCCGCCAGGAATGATGCCGAGTTTGCAGGAGGGGGGCGTGATCAGCCCCGGGCAGTTCGGCCCAATAAGGCGTGACCGGGAACCGTTGAGGCGGTCAAACACCCGCACCATGTCCTTGGTTGGGACGCCTTCGGTGATCGCCACGATTACCGGGATTTCAGCGGCGATCGCCTCTTCGATGGCATCGGCGCAGAAAGGCGGGGGCACGAAGATGACAGTGGCATCGCACTGGGTCTGCTCCCGGGCTTCCCGGACCGTGTTAAAGATCGGGACCTCTTCATGGGTGGTGCCACCTTTGCCCGGCGTGACGCCTCCCACGACCCGTGTCCCGTATTCCCGCATCAGGCGCGTGTGGAACGACCCCTCGCGGCCGGTCATGCCCTGCACTATGACTTTCGTATCGGCGTTCACCAGGATGCTCATGCAGCGGACCAGTCCTTTGCGGGCGGATGTCAGGGCAACAGCCCGCGATTATACCGACCCAGGCCAATCCGCAGGCTACTTTTCCTGCGCGCCAGCGATCCGCATCTCATCCACCCAGGCCGCAGCCCAGTCGATCTCCATCAGCGCAAAGTAGTTGTCGAACCCCGACAGACTCTTTGCCGTGACATATCCCTGATTCAGGACCTGCATCAGGTGAGACTCGAAGCCCGCCCGGTCGCCCATCGCAGCGGCAACAAAGCCCCGTTGGAAATTTGCCCAGGGCTCTGTCGGATGCTGCACCAAAGCGAGGTCGAGCCAGCGAACGGCTTCCTGCCAATTTTTCCGGGCTATCTCAATCAGCCCCAGTTCCCGCAACGCCTCGAACAGCGGTGGTTCCTGCTCCCCAAGGGGGCGGAGAATCTCATACGCCTCATCGAAGCGGCCCTGGGAGTACCGCACCTGCCCCCGTCCGAG
This window contains:
- the ldh_2 gene encoding L-lactate dehydrogenase; the encoded protein is MVRVGIIGGGGRVGSNFAFALQMSDIASEIVVNDVAGEVAEGEALDLRHGSSVAGRCLIRAGSIADMADMDIIMVSAGSRRKPDESRLDLINRNVGIMRSVLGEITNATRRAFLIIVSNPVDIMTYIAATTTGLPKNQVIGLGNVLDTVRFRSLIAEYFNVDPTAVECTLMGEHGDTMFPVWSRAAIGGIPVRNMPGFSMEKMNALFEETKKGGAEVIRLKGGAGWAVGLSILEVVEAIARDRRSVLPVASYIENYHGVSDVCLSVPTIVGKHGIEARPVMDLDPGEVESLKKAETALKNVINSLN
- the sucD gene encoding Succinate--CoA ligase [ADP-forming] subunit alpha, which gives rise to MSILVNADTKVIVQGMTGREGSFHTRLMREYGTRVVGGVTPGKGGTTHEEVPIFNTVREAREQTQCDATVIFVPPPFCADAIEEAIAAEIPVIVAITEGVPTKDMVRVFDRLNGSRSRLIGPNCPGLITPPSCKLGIIPGGMFTEGTVGIVSRSGTLTYEIANELFARKIGVSTCVGIGGDPVLGTTFKDVLPLFQEDTQTEIIVMVGEIGGSDEQVAVQQVVDGLVKKPVIGFIGGRTAPPGKRMGHAGAIVSGHAGTAQAKVDAMEAAGIPVANTIEEIGALVAERLAARV